One region of Glutamicibacter sp. B1 genomic DNA includes:
- a CDS encoding copper resistance CopC family protein — protein sequence MKSMTLPKTTLTRLSAVILLAILALFTSITAASAHDELVSSTPKDGATLKEAPEKLTLEFSGELQTMTGVESTKVVLKQDGKEIETTAATKGKVVTVTPAKELEAGEYDLAFRVVSSDGHPVENKLAFTIESAKPTPSMVNAPSESAQPSETAQASDSTEASQNPVQAAGSSMSPVLWVVIGVVILGGVIAVLAKFMRNNK from the coding sequence ATGAAGAGCATGACCCTGCCCAAAACAACCTTGACCCGCCTGAGCGCCGTGATCTTGCTAGCGATCCTGGCCCTGTTCACCTCCATCACGGCCGCCTCTGCCCACGATGAATTGGTCAGCTCCACCCCGAAAGACGGCGCAACCCTGAAGGAAGCACCCGAGAAGCTCACCCTCGAATTCTCCGGTGAACTGCAGACCATGACCGGTGTTGAATCGACCAAGGTCGTGCTGAAGCAGGACGGCAAGGAAATTGAAACTACCGCCGCGACCAAGGGCAAAGTTGTCACGGTCACCCCTGCCAAGGAATTGGAAGCTGGCGAATACGACCTTGCCTTCCGCGTGGTCTCCTCTGACGGCCACCCGGTAGAAAACAAGCTGGCCTTCACTATCGAGAGTGCAAAGCCAACCCCATCGATGGTCAACGCACCGAGTGAATCAGCTCAGCCAAGCGAAACCGCTCAGGCTAGCGATTCAACCGAAGCATCCCAGAATCCAGTACAGGCCGCCGGTAGCTCGATGAGCCCGGTGCTGTGGGTTGTCATCGGCGTAGTGATCCTTGGCGGCGTGATCGCTGTTCTGGCCAAGTTCATGCGCAATAACAAGTAG
- a CDS encoding SDR family NAD(P)-dependent oxidoreductase — protein sequence MNHAVRLGSLEQLGQSAPKANIHANFERWKGLGNGKTAVVTGANAGLGFFAALGLAAAGAHVILACRNQSRAEKAMAAIRARVPEASLEFMQFDADSLLSAMALAAELRGRHLDVLVTNAGMIRTPATREVGLLGFERTMTTNVIGHARLIGELAEKFREDSLRLITLGSMSTLLMRTDPSNLRLEKDYSPYRAYVQSKAVLQSLGIGLDHRLRQLQWPARSVTVHPGYSISGLTPTIEGINEPDFAQRLKGRLQGSFAQGKHEGSVAIVEAALTQGLERCAPGVFFGPQLTSKGRISLARPAKVTRSKVLQDAAWELFVQANEGLDPFAL from the coding sequence ATGAATCATGCAGTGCGATTGGGTTCTTTAGAACAGTTGGGGCAGTCGGCGCCCAAGGCCAATATTCATGCCAACTTTGAGCGTTGGAAGGGGCTGGGCAACGGGAAAACAGCGGTGGTCACCGGCGCCAACGCGGGTTTAGGTTTCTTTGCCGCCCTGGGTCTGGCGGCCGCTGGTGCACACGTGATTCTTGCCTGTCGTAACCAGTCACGCGCCGAAAAGGCGATGGCTGCCATCCGCGCTCGGGTCCCGGAGGCGAGTCTTGAATTCATGCAGTTTGATGCCGATTCACTGCTCTCAGCCATGGCCTTGGCCGCCGAACTGCGCGGGCGCCACTTGGATGTTCTGGTGACCAACGCCGGGATGATTCGTACACCGGCAACGCGCGAAGTTGGACTGCTCGGTTTTGAGCGAACCATGACCACGAACGTGATTGGACACGCCCGACTCATCGGAGAATTAGCTGAGAAGTTCCGGGAAGACTCGTTGCGGTTGATCACCCTGGGATCGATGTCCACGTTGCTGATGCGCACCGATCCGTCCAACCTGAGATTGGAGAAGGATTACAGCCCGTACCGGGCCTATGTGCAGTCCAAGGCCGTGTTGCAGAGTTTGGGGATCGGGCTCGATCATCGACTGCGTCAGCTGCAATGGCCGGCGCGGTCGGTGACCGTGCACCCCGGGTATTCGATCTCGGGCTTGACCCCTACGATCGAGGGAATCAACGAACCAGACTTCGCTCAGCGCCTCAAAGGCCGCCTGCAGGGCAGTTTCGCGCAGGGCAAACACGAAGGTTCGGTGGCCATTGTTGAGGCGGCGCTGACCCAGGGACTGGAACGTTGCGCACCGGGGGTCTTCTTCGGGCCGCAGCTGACTTCCAAAGGCCGAATTTCGCTAGCCAGACCGGCAAAAGTCACTCGAAGCAAGGTGCTTCAGGACGCGGCGTGGGAGTTATTTGTGCAAGCGAATGAGGGACTCGATCCTTTCGCGCTCTAG
- a CDS encoding Dyp-type peroxidase → MSMPDTSLPRRLLLGSTAAAAAGGLLTGFGAGSLRSAQATTQIPDSELGYRSFYGQYQSGIIDAQQEHAVFIGWDMRWREGSKKQQLQALLQMISDDAARLMSGRGVLADTEPEMAQPPSELTLTVGLGQILLDVIGQGTVGSMPAFANDELEKQYQQSDLLIQFCSQDPTVLHHAVRAVSKNLRQLTTQRFVQTGFMRPMPGADTFRNLFGQVDGVNNPANEAREQAVFGEGRWIPNGTTLALRRFEMDLDRWDEVDVTGRDFALGRRQSDGSPLSGSSVNDPVDLTAENELGLPSIAANAHVALAKPSHGGETIHRRGYNFDDGQHAGLLFASYQSDPRSSFIPVQHRLAAADALNTWLKPVGSALYAILPGVDEGGYLGQQLFS, encoded by the coding sequence ATGAGCATGCCGGACACTAGTCTTCCGCGCCGCCTATTGCTGGGCAGCACCGCTGCAGCGGCAGCAGGCGGGCTGCTCACCGGTTTTGGAGCCGGTAGCCTGCGCTCGGCCCAAGCCACGACGCAGATACCTGACTCCGAGTTGGGGTACCGATCGTTCTACGGGCAATACCAGTCCGGGATCATCGATGCCCAGCAGGAGCATGCGGTGTTTATCGGCTGGGATATGCGCTGGCGCGAAGGATCAAAGAAGCAGCAACTGCAAGCCCTGTTGCAGATGATCTCCGACGATGCGGCACGGCTGATGAGCGGTCGGGGAGTGCTGGCAGATACCGAACCAGAAATGGCGCAACCACCGAGTGAACTGACCCTGACCGTAGGACTTGGCCAAATCCTGCTCGATGTGATCGGGCAGGGGACTGTGGGCAGCATGCCGGCGTTCGCCAACGATGAGCTGGAAAAGCAGTATCAGCAAAGCGACTTGTTGATCCAGTTCTGCTCGCAAGATCCCACGGTGCTGCATCACGCGGTGCGCGCGGTCAGCAAAAACCTGCGCCAACTGACGACCCAGCGTTTTGTGCAGACCGGGTTCATGCGCCCCATGCCCGGAGCGGATACCTTCAGGAATCTGTTCGGGCAAGTGGACGGAGTGAATAACCCGGCCAATGAAGCCCGAGAACAAGCGGTCTTTGGCGAGGGCAGATGGATCCCCAACGGCACCACGCTGGCACTGCGCCGCTTCGAGATGGATCTGGATCGGTGGGACGAAGTGGATGTGACCGGCCGAGATTTTGCCCTGGGCCGGCGCCAGAGCGATGGTTCACCGCTTTCGGGTTCCAGCGTGAATGACCCGGTGGATTTGACGGCAGAAAACGAGTTGGGCCTGCCTAGCATCGCGGCCAACGCCCACGTGGCCTTGGCTAAACCAAGCCACGGTGGCGAAACGATTCATCGTCGGGGCTATAACTTCGATGATGGGCAGCACGCCGGCTTACTCTTCGCCAGTTATCAGAGCGATCCGCGTAGCAGTTTCATTCCGGTACAACACCGTTTGGCCGCTGCGGATGCGCTGAACACCTGGCTAAAACCGGTGGGTTCGGCGCTCTACGCGATCCTTCCGGGGGTCGACGAGGGCGGCTACCTGGGCCAGCAGCTCTTTAGTTGA
- a CDS encoding HU family DNA-binding protein gives MAMNRSELVAAVAAKTENSQVAVNGVLDAVFEVFVDQISQGEKVTIPGWLAVERTDRAARTGRNPQTGEAIQIPAGHSVKLTAGSKLKAAVAKK, from the coding sequence TTGGCTATGAACCGTAGCGAACTTGTTGCTGCTGTTGCAGCGAAGACCGAAAACTCCCAGGTTGCCGTCAACGGTGTTCTGGATGCTGTGTTCGAAGTTTTCGTCGACCAGATTTCCCAGGGTGAAAAGGTCACCATCCCAGGTTGGTTGGCTGTTGAGCGCACCGACCGTGCTGCTCGTACCGGTCGTAACCCACAGACCGGTGAGGCTATCCAGATTCCTGCTGGTCACTCGGTGAAGCTGACCGCTGGTTCGAAGCTGAAGGCTGCTGTTGCCAAGAAGTAA
- a CDS encoding ABC transporter substrate-binding protein, with amino-acid sequence MTSTNSRRAFTALTLVGLLTLSACADPSQATEESPIQATTDAKTAALSSPNQERPEVAVNQEAKKLVPEKIAADGKLTVVTAPGAAPLSFYATDNTTPVGNDADLAAALADSLGLELELVPVSWADWPLGVESGKYEAAISNVTVTEERKKKFDFATYREDLLGFYADKDSKIGPIEKAEDVAGLKIIVGSGTNQEKILVDWDKANQAKGLKPVDFQYYDDDSASTLALLSGRADASFGPNSIGAYKQATAGELKQIGSFPGGWPDTAQVAVTTKKGNGLAEAAEVAIDGLIASGAYQQILDKWGLSEEGITDSRLNPPGLAN; translated from the coding sequence ATGACATCTACGAACAGCCGTCGCGCATTCACCGCACTCACACTGGTGGGGCTGCTGACCCTCAGCGCCTGCGCCGACCCTTCACAGGCCACAGAAGAGAGCCCCATCCAGGCAACCACCGACGCTAAAACGGCCGCGCTATCGAGCCCGAATCAAGAACGCCCTGAGGTCGCGGTGAACCAAGAAGCGAAGAAACTGGTTCCCGAAAAAATTGCTGCCGACGGGAAGCTCACCGTGGTCACCGCCCCGGGCGCGGCACCGTTGAGTTTCTACGCGACAGATAACACCACGCCGGTGGGTAATGACGCCGATCTGGCCGCGGCGCTCGCCGATTCCTTGGGGTTGGAGCTAGAACTGGTTCCGGTGTCTTGGGCGGATTGGCCCTTGGGTGTTGAATCGGGCAAATATGAGGCGGCGATCAGCAATGTCACGGTCACCGAGGAGCGCAAGAAGAAGTTTGACTTCGCCACCTATAGAGAAGACCTGCTGGGGTTCTATGCCGATAAGGATTCGAAGATTGGGCCGATTGAAAAGGCCGAAGACGTTGCGGGGCTCAAGATTATCGTCGGTTCGGGGACCAATCAGGAGAAGATCCTGGTGGACTGGGATAAAGCCAATCAAGCCAAGGGCCTGAAACCGGTTGACTTCCAATACTATGACGATGATTCGGCCTCGACCCTGGCATTGCTCTCGGGCCGCGCCGACGCCAGCTTTGGCCCGAATTCTATTGGTGCCTACAAGCAGGCAACCGCCGGGGAGCTCAAACAGATCGGTTCCTTCCCCGGTGGTTGGCCGGACACCGCACAGGTCGCGGTGACCACCAAGAAGGGCAATGGTTTGGCTGAAGCTGCGGAGGTGGCGATCGACGGGTTGATCGCCTCCGGTGCGTACCAGCAGATCTTGGATAAGTGGGGTCTGAGTGAGGAAGGAATTACCGATTCTCGACTGAACCCACCTGGTCTGGCTAACTAA
- a CDS encoding LLM class flavin-dependent oxidoreductase — MRFQVLDIIPHQDDPITGLQVTTAQRFEQVIETAVRAEELGFDSFSVGERHAGAFISSSPAVVLGAIAARTQTIRLHTGVIVLSILDPVRVAEDFATVDQLSHGRLELGIGKGNEAAHFPMFGKKVEDQWDLLEENYELLARLFAQDPVDFTGGFRTPLEQVTTSPRPFQHKVRIWHGSATSLRSAELAAKHGDPLFSANAIQPKENYKVLIDHYKTAYEQAGHDLAHRYIGSGSGAGGVYLADSTKAAIKEFGPVYEALTSRRDVPGNNTPYRSIEHAVEEGPLLVGSPEFVAAKILDYHRSFGHDLQSISLPTTQPFEAQLQTLERFAKEVIPLVDTQTTLWTKHDPQLNNTQENTPEKEYAR; from the coding sequence ATGCGCTTCCAGGTTCTCGACATCATCCCGCATCAGGACGATCCGATCACCGGACTACAAGTAACGACCGCGCAACGCTTTGAGCAGGTGATCGAGACCGCCGTGCGCGCCGAAGAGCTCGGCTTCGATTCCTTCTCGGTAGGCGAGCGTCATGCCGGAGCGTTCATCTCCTCCTCACCGGCGGTAGTTCTTGGGGCGATCGCCGCACGAACGCAGACAATTCGGTTGCACACCGGGGTGATCGTGCTGTCCATCCTTGACCCGGTGCGCGTGGCCGAGGACTTTGCCACCGTGGATCAGCTCAGCCATGGACGCCTGGAACTGGGCATCGGTAAAGGCAACGAGGCAGCCCACTTCCCGATGTTTGGCAAAAAGGTGGAGGACCAGTGGGACTTGTTGGAGGAGAACTACGAGTTGCTCGCCCGGCTCTTCGCTCAGGACCCGGTGGACTTCACCGGAGGTTTTCGTACACCGCTGGAACAGGTCACCACCAGCCCTCGCCCCTTCCAACACAAGGTGCGTATCTGGCACGGCTCGGCGACCTCCTTGCGTTCAGCAGAACTTGCCGCCAAGCACGGGGACCCGTTGTTCTCCGCTAATGCGATCCAGCCTAAAGAGAACTACAAGGTGCTGATCGACCATTACAAAACTGCGTATGAACAGGCAGGGCACGATCTAGCCCACCGCTACATCGGTTCCGGAAGTGGGGCCGGTGGCGTGTACCTGGCCGACAGCACCAAAGCGGCGATCAAAGAATTTGGTCCGGTGTATGAGGCGCTGACCAGCCGCCGCGATGTGCCCGGGAATAACACCCCGTATCGCAGCATCGAGCACGCGGTTGAAGAAGGTCCGCTCTTGGTGGGTAGCCCAGAATTTGTGGCCGCGAAGATCCTGGATTATCACCGAAGCTTTGGCCATGATCTGCAGTCCATCTCACTGCCAACTACCCAGCCCTTTGAAGCCCAACTCCAGACCTTGGAGCGCTTCGCCAAAGAAGTCATCCCACTAGTTGATACCCAGACAACACTGTGGACGAAGCACGATCCACAGCTGAACAACACCCAAGAAAACACCCCAGAAAAGGAGTATGCACGATGA
- a CDS encoding cytochrome c oxidase assembly protein, whose translation MDTAQRTVSVTRFILPGVLASAVVFLAAVMFTGIARPAELADPGAFVRWSLPIARAIHHSAMSVAIAALVFAAAILPRSTKSTRDVQGADHPAFTRAMNIAAGAAVLWTLSAACVMILTFWDLAGLPINLDAQYSAAILDYILSITTGRAWAWMVVIAAVVSSLALAVRSKTGVGATAFFSLFGILPLAFIGHAAGGDDHFAAVNSIGLHLLAVVLWFGGIIVLALLAPTLTGEAPGKTRGQVLAGVVLKRYSALAAFVVFLMIGSGFASAIIRITSWEQWLTPYGTLVIVKLVITLALGVLGLCHRRFVIPKLLAGQYSALRAAWQIVLGEVILMASVMSVATVLARTAPPTSDEAPAQTTPARLLTGYDLPPAPDASSWLTTWRFDWIWVAVCLFGLTAYLWAFITLARRGDKPSVLRLISWVVGLFALFYVTSGGVAVYGKIQFSTHMVDHMSLTMIVPIFLVLGTPITLLLQVLPARTDNTRGPREWILFIVHSRYSKVITHPIFAAVNFAGSIVVFYFTPILEPAMRYHAGHELMNLHFLLTGYLFALSLVDADPVPKRYPYPMRLVVLLATVAFHAFFGVALMSTETLLAPDYFGNMGRTWGGTALEDQVVGAGAMWAIGEVPTLVLAIFVVISWLKQDKKDTKRYDRQADRDNDAELEAYNAMFARYKQADKRNPNA comes from the coding sequence ATGGATACAGCACAGCGCACGGTTTCAGTCACCCGCTTCATCCTGCCTGGAGTGCTCGCCTCGGCGGTCGTCTTCCTGGCTGCGGTGATGTTCACCGGCATTGCCCGCCCGGCCGAATTGGCCGACCCGGGTGCCTTTGTGCGTTGGTCCCTGCCGATCGCTCGAGCGATCCACCATAGTGCCATGTCCGTAGCCATTGCTGCGCTAGTTTTTGCTGCCGCGATCCTTCCGCGCAGCACCAAGAGCACCCGCGATGTCCAAGGTGCCGATCATCCGGCCTTTACCCGTGCGATGAATATCGCTGCCGGGGCTGCCGTGCTGTGGACGCTGTCCGCGGCTTGCGTGATGATATTGACCTTCTGGGACCTGGCCGGCCTGCCTATCAACCTGGATGCGCAGTATTCCGCTGCGATCCTCGACTACATTCTTTCGATCACCACCGGCCGAGCCTGGGCCTGGATGGTAGTGATCGCGGCCGTGGTCAGTTCGCTCGCCCTGGCGGTGCGTTCAAAAACCGGGGTGGGCGCCACCGCGTTCTTCTCGCTCTTTGGCATCCTGCCCCTGGCCTTCATTGGCCACGCTGCCGGAGGCGATGACCACTTCGCTGCGGTGAACTCCATCGGATTACACCTGCTGGCCGTGGTCCTCTGGTTTGGTGGCATCATCGTGTTGGCCCTGCTCGCCCCGACCCTGACCGGTGAAGCTCCGGGGAAGACGCGCGGACAGGTGCTCGCCGGGGTGGTCCTGAAACGCTATTCGGCGCTGGCCGCCTTTGTGGTGTTTTTGATGATTGGTTCCGGGTTCGCCTCGGCGATCATCCGTATCACCAGCTGGGAACAGTGGCTGACCCCCTATGGCACCCTGGTGATTGTTAAACTGGTCATCACCCTGGCCTTGGGCGTACTGGGATTGTGCCACCGCCGCTTTGTGATTCCCAAGCTGTTGGCCGGTCAGTATAGTGCTTTGCGGGCCGCCTGGCAGATCGTGCTCGGCGAAGTCATTTTGATGGCCTCGGTGATGTCCGTGGCGACCGTGCTCGCTCGGACCGCACCACCAACCAGTGATGAAGCCCCGGCACAAACCACACCGGCTAGACTGCTCACCGGGTACGACCTGCCTCCTGCACCAGATGCCAGCAGCTGGCTGACCACCTGGCGGTTTGACTGGATCTGGGTGGCCGTGTGCCTGTTCGGGCTGACCGCCTACCTCTGGGCGTTTATCACCCTGGCCCGCCGCGGGGATAAGCCCAGCGTGCTGCGCCTGATCAGCTGGGTGGTAGGCCTATTCGCACTGTTCTATGTGACCAGTGGTGGCGTGGCGGTATATGGCAAGATCCAGTTCTCCACCCACATGGTCGACCACATGTCCTTGACCATGATCGTGCCGATCTTCTTGGTACTGGGCACCCCGATCACCCTGTTATTGCAGGTGTTGCCGGCACGCACCGATAATACCCGTGGGCCACGCGAATGGATCCTGTTCATCGTCCACTCGCGCTATTCCAAGGTCATCACGCACCCGATTTTTGCGGCTGTGAACTTTGCCGGGTCGATTGTGGTCTTCTACTTCACCCCGATCCTGGAACCAGCGATGCGCTACCACGCAGGCCACGAGCTGATGAACCTGCACTTCTTGCTCACCGGTTACCTCTTTGCACTGTCTTTGGTGGATGCCGATCCGGTGCCTAAGCGTTACCCGTACCCGATGCGTCTGGTGGTCCTGCTGGCCACCGTGGCCTTCCACGCCTTCTTCGGTGTGGCGCTGATGAGCACCGAAACCCTGCTGGCCCCGGACTACTTCGGCAATATGGGTCGCACCTGGGGTGGCACCGCGCTGGAGGATCAGGTGGTGGGTGCCGGGGCGATGTGGGCCATTGGTGAAGTGCCCACCCTAGTACTGGCCATCTTTGTGGTGATCTCCTGGTTGAAGCAGGACAAGAAGGACACCAAACGCTATGACCGGCAGGCCGATCGTGATAACGATGCCGAGCTGGAAGCCTATAACGCGATGTTCGCCCGCTATAAGCAGGCCGATAAGAGGAACCCGAATGCCTAA
- a CDS encoding LLM class flavin-dependent oxidoreductase — MSDRSLLLALNLDGAGNDPNDSANYAQEAEHAGFHAVSFSADGLLDAVQRASFSAPKTQRIALIPVIDALFTEPFHTATQLASLDIISRGRAGWILETQNDSVRAQAVGREPLPVHELSTEAADVITTHRRLWDSWEENAVIRDVSSGRYLDANKLHYADVQGKSFSVKGPAITPRPPQGQLPIIAPAPLFTDEGLQHCRLNGADVVKLNGANLDELLAQAQIASRKGAVAIDLDVYLDTATETGARRLAAQGVQATERAEFTGTPKQLTDFLTRFAEATANPGDQRRHLVHLFPGDLRVDSQVLIEEVLPELKHSNLLAPVGNTLRESFGLPVAKNRFQEAS; from the coding sequence ATGAGCGATCGCTCCTTGCTGCTGGCCCTGAACCTTGACGGCGCCGGTAACGATCCGAATGATTCGGCTAACTACGCACAAGAGGCTGAACACGCTGGTTTCCACGCGGTCAGTTTCTCCGCCGACGGGCTGCTCGATGCGGTACAACGGGCCAGCTTCAGCGCACCGAAGACGCAGAGAATTGCGCTGATCCCCGTGATTGATGCGCTTTTTACCGAGCCCTTCCATACCGCCACCCAGCTGGCCAGCCTCGACATCATTTCTCGGGGCCGCGCCGGATGGATCCTAGAGACACAGAACGACTCGGTGCGGGCACAGGCAGTGGGCCGCGAACCCCTGCCCGTTCACGAGCTGAGTACCGAAGCAGCGGATGTCATCACCACCCACCGTCGGCTCTGGGACAGCTGGGAAGAGAACGCCGTCATCCGCGATGTCTCCAGCGGACGCTACCTAGATGCCAACAAACTGCACTACGCAGATGTTCAGGGAAAGAGCTTTTCGGTTAAGGGCCCGGCCATTACCCCTCGCCCACCGCAGGGACAACTGCCGATCATTGCCCCAGCACCATTGTTCACCGATGAGGGATTGCAGCACTGCCGCCTGAACGGTGCCGACGTGGTGAAACTCAATGGCGCGAATCTCGACGAACTACTGGCCCAAGCTCAGATCGCCAGTAGGAAGGGTGCGGTCGCCATTGACCTGGACGTCTACTTGGATACCGCAACCGAGACCGGGGCGCGGCGCTTAGCCGCCCAGGGCGTGCAAGCTACCGAACGCGCTGAATTCACCGGCACCCCCAAGCAGCTCACCGATTTCCTCACCAGGTTCGCTGAAGCCACCGCGAATCCGGGGGACCAACGCCGGCACCTCGTGCACCTGTTCCCAGGGGATCTGCGCGTGGACTCACAGGTACTGATCGAAGAAGTACTACCAGAACTCAAGCACAGCAATCTACTGGCACCTGTAGGAAACACCTTGCGTGAATCCTTCGGGTTGCCGGTGGCCAAAAATCGTTTCCAGGAGGCATCATGA
- a CDS encoding LLM class flavin-dependent oxidoreductase gives MSKQNQLRFGVFFQGVNSSTIWRSEASGSQTDFASFRQLAQTAERGLFSAFFLGEGLRLREHLGSIHELDVAGRPDAQTMLAALAAVTSKIGLVATQNTTYNDPADLAHRLASLDLISGGRAAWNIVTTHNAWTGANFRRGGYLEHHERYSHAEDFVRTVRQIWEGSPVHHRGRHYDVDYTGTIPASAQLRPVLFQAGDSPEGRDFAARQTDVIFSAHVGLEDALQFRQDINERAAKVGRAENSVKIMPGAEFIIAETPGAAEEKYHWVREHQIGPQQALAYLEQFWGTRLDGVDPYGPLPEFDPVVERSSVTRGSGFQGAKSLELANAWRAEAKDKGQNIIQFVRSRSHRADHTFTGSYDQIAERLAQYAELGAVDGFNITPWLIPTGLDEIVDHLVPRLQERGIYPEAYADTLRENLGLSIDSNHEQQAIKPLSTAQEAS, from the coding sequence ATGAGCAAGCAAAACCAACTACGATTCGGCGTCTTCTTTCAGGGCGTGAACTCCTCGACCATTTGGCGTAGCGAGGCCTCGGGCTCTCAGACCGACTTCGCCTCCTTCCGCCAACTCGCGCAGACCGCAGAACGGGGCCTATTCAGCGCATTCTTCCTCGGTGAAGGTTTACGCCTGCGCGAACACCTCGGGTCCATTCACGAACTAGATGTCGCCGGTCGCCCCGATGCCCAAACGATGCTTGCCGCCCTGGCCGCGGTGACAAGCAAGATCGGCCTGGTCGCCACGCAAAACACCACCTACAACGATCCGGCGGACCTGGCCCACCGACTGGCCTCACTGGATCTGATTTCAGGCGGCCGGGCAGCGTGGAACATTGTCACCACCCATAACGCGTGGACCGGAGCGAACTTCCGCCGAGGCGGGTACTTAGAGCATCACGAACGCTATTCGCACGCTGAAGACTTCGTGCGGACGGTGCGCCAAATCTGGGAAGGATCGCCGGTACATCACCGTGGTCGTCACTACGATGTGGACTACACCGGGACAATTCCGGCCAGTGCCCAACTGCGTCCGGTATTGTTCCAAGCCGGCGACTCGCCTGAGGGTCGCGACTTTGCTGCGAGGCAAACAGACGTCATTTTCTCGGCCCACGTTGGCCTAGAAGATGCACTTCAATTCCGTCAGGACATCAATGAGCGTGCCGCCAAGGTAGGACGGGCCGAGAACTCGGTGAAGATCATGCCCGGGGCAGAATTCATCATCGCCGAAACACCTGGCGCAGCGGAAGAAAAATACCACTGGGTGCGCGAGCACCAGATCGGTCCACAGCAGGCGTTGGCCTACCTCGAACAATTTTGGGGCACCCGGCTTGACGGCGTAGATCCCTATGGACCTTTGCCAGAATTCGACCCAGTGGTGGAGCGCAGTTCGGTCACCCGCGGCAGCGGTTTCCAAGGCGCGAAGTCTCTGGAACTGGCCAACGCATGGCGCGCAGAAGCCAAAGACAAGGGACAGAACATCATTCAGTTCGTCCGTTCGCGTTCCCACCGGGCCGATCACACCTTCACCGGATCCTACGACCAGATCGCTGAGCGCTTGGCACAGTATGCAGAGCTCGGCGCGGTTGATGGCTTCAACATCACCCCATGGCTGATACCTACCGGATTGGACGAGATCGTCGATCACCTGGTGCCGCGCCTGCAAGAACGAGGAATCTACCCGGAAGCCTACGCAGATACGCTGCGTGAAAACCTCGGTTTGAGCATTGATAGTAACCACGAACAACAGGCCATCAAGCCCTTGAGCACAGCACAGGAAGCCTCATGA
- a CDS encoding copper chaperone PCu(A)C yields MKTKSMTALALGFGLLLTGCAQSAPATETSTASATSTTAQQGTQAQALTTSDTWAKAAETGMSAAFGKLHNSADYPVELHQVTDAQGDEIQMHEMAGSGQDMSMKQLEGDLVIAPGAEVELAPGGNHLMFMDLKEPLVAAQSITLNLEFSDGSSTTVDFPIRNFDGAKENYDEHAGH; encoded by the coding sequence ATGAAAACTAAATCAATGACCGCCCTTGCACTGGGTTTTGGACTGCTGCTGACCGGCTGCGCACAAAGCGCCCCAGCAACCGAGACAAGCACAGCTTCGGCGACGTCCACCACAGCACAACAGGGCACCCAAGCCCAAGCCTTAACCACCAGCGATACCTGGGCCAAGGCTGCTGAAACCGGGATGAGCGCGGCCTTCGGCAAACTGCACAATTCCGCGGACTACCCTGTGGAATTGCATCAGGTCACCGACGCACAGGGCGATGAAATCCAGATGCACGAAATGGCCGGAAGCGGCCAAGACATGAGCATGAAGCAACTGGAAGGCGATCTCGTGATTGCTCCCGGTGCCGAGGTCGAATTGGCGCCCGGAGGAAATCACTTGATGTTCATGGACCTGAAGGAACCATTGGTCGCTGCCCAAAGCATCACGTTGAACCTAGAGTTCTCCGATGGTTCAAGCACCACCGTGGATTTCCCGATCCGCAACTTTGATGGCGCCAAGGAAAATTACGATGAGCATGCCGGACACTAG